The nucleotide sequence TAACTTCACCTACGTCATAAACAATAATCTATATTAAGAATAAATTTTCCATCAATAACATCAACGGTACAATGTCCCCCATTACTAAGTCTTCCAAAGAGTATCTCATCCACAAGCAAGGACTTTAGTTCAGAGCTTATGATTCTCTGAATTTCTCTAGCACCAAATTCCTTAGAAACTCCTTTTTTTGCAACATATAAGGAGCAATCTTTGGTAAACTCTATTTGTACATTTTTCTGAGACAGCTTAGTCTTAAATTTAATCAACTCTTTTTGTGCAATATTTAGGGCTATCTCGTCATTGATATGGTTGAATACTATAATTTTATCCAAGCGATTTCTAAACTCCGGAGAAAAGACCTTTTTCACTTCTTCCATTATGGCTTCTCCTTGAAGTTCTCTTTGGCCAAAGCCTACCAGTGCTTTTCCGATATTCTTTGCTCCGGCGTTTGAAGTCATGATTATGATGACATTCCTAAAGTCAGCCTTTCTGCCTTGATTATCTGTAAGGGTGGCATAATCCATAACCTGGAGCAGTACACTCATTATATCACTGTGAGCCTTTTCAATCTCATCTAACAAAAGCACACAATGAGGTTTCTTTCTTATAGTGTCTGTAAGTAAGCCCCCTTCTTCATAACCAACATACCCAGGAGGTGATCCTATGAGTTTTGAAGCTGCATGTTTTTCCACATACTCACTCATATCAAATCTAACTAATTCTATTCCAAGATTATGCGCCAAGGTCTTAGCAATTTCAGTCTTACCTACACCGGTGGGGCCAACAAAAAGTAAGGAAGCAACAGGTTTACTGTCTTCATTAAGTCCTGCCCTTGACATCTTGATACATCGTACAACCTCCTCTATGGCCTTATCTTGACCAAAAATATTACCTTTTAATGTCATCTCAAGATTTTTTAGAGAGTTTAACTCACTGCTCTCCACTGTTTTCTTAGGGATTTGACACATTTTTGAAATAACTTCTTCTATTATTTTCTCATCAATTACCCTTGGTTCACTATGTCGTCCTCTTTTAATAACTATATAAGAACCTGCTTCATCAATTACATCTATGGCTTTATCAGGAAGATGTCGGTCGTTTATATATTTATCACTTAAAACCACAGCACTACGAATAGCTTCCTGACTATATAAAACTCCATGATATTTTTCAAAATTTTCCTTCAATCCCTTTAGTATATCAACAGTCTCTTCTACTGAAGGCTCTTTGACTTCTATAGTCTGAAACCTTCTGCTAAGGGCCTTATCCTTAGAAAAATATTTCTTATATTCATCATAAGTAGTAGCTCCGATAAATCTTATCTTTCCTTCCATCAGATAGGGCTTTAAAAGATTTGAAGCATCCAAGGCTCCTGCACTTAAAGCTCCTGCACCAACAATGTTGTGAATTTCGTCTATATATACAATGGGGTTAGGCACTTTCTTAATTTCCTGTAAAACTTTTTTCATTCTTTTCTCGAAATCCCCACGGTACTTGGTACCGGCCAGTATGGAGCCTAAATCTAAGGAAAAGACTACTGCGTCTTTCAGTTTTTCTGGAACCCGTCCTTCCACTATCATTCTTGCAAAACCAGAAGTAACTGCCGTTTTACCAACACCGGGTTCTCCAATGTGTATTGGATTATTTTTAGTCCTCCTGCAAAGTACTTGAATGGTTCTGTTCAAGATGTCTTCTCTGCCTATTAATGGGTCTCTGTCCCGCTGGTCTGCAAGTTTTGTAAGATTCAAAGTGTATTTTTCCAGAATAGAATTACCTGTTTCTTTTTCTTCATATTCCTCTTCTTCTTCTAAGTCAGCCTTGTTCTCTTCATATTCAACATGGACATCACCG is from Clostridium thermarum and encodes:
- the clpA gene encoding ATP-dependent Clp protease ATP-binding subunit ClpA, with the translated sequence MKITKSVNDTILFAFEEAKLNKDEFVTPEHLLYAALLQKEIIDCIENLGGNVEELKSKLKDYINEYISKVEDIEPQESIAFKQVIYMAGLQAQSSGRDTITIDHLINAIYNLENSYASFYLQEQGISLRDMLIQLCHGDVHVEYEENKADLEEEEEYEEKETGNSILEKYTLNLTKLADQRDRDPLIGREDILNRTIQVLCRRTKNNPIHIGEPGVGKTAVTSGFARMIVEGRVPEKLKDAVVFSLDLGSILAGTKYRGDFEKRMKKVLQEIKKVPNPIVYIDEIHNIVGAGALSAGALDASNLLKPYLMEGKIRFIGATTYDEYKKYFSKDKALSRRFQTIEVKEPSVEETVDILKGLKENFEKYHGVLYSQEAIRSAVVLSDKYINDRHLPDKAIDVIDEAGSYIVIKRGRHSEPRVIDEKIIEEVISKMCQIPKKTVESSELNSLKNLEMTLKGNIFGQDKAIEEVVRCIKMSRAGLNEDSKPVASLLFVGPTGVGKTEIAKTLAHNLGIELVRFDMSEYVEKHAASKLIGSPPGYVGYEEGGLLTDTIRKKPHCVLLLDEIEKAHSDIMSVLLQVMDYATLTDNQGRKADFRNVIIIMTSNAGAKNIGKALVGFGQRELQGEAIMEEVKKVFSPEFRNRLDKIIVFNHINDEIALNIAQKELIKFKTKLSQKNVQIEFTKDCSLYVAKKGVSKEFGAREIQRIISSELKSLLVDEILFGRLSNGGHCTVDVIDGKFILNIDYCL